ggaattttgggaaaaaatcctggggattttgggggaaaattccaggatttggggaaaaaaatccggAATTTTGGGAAATCTTGGgagtttgggaaaaaatcccaggaatatggggaattttggggaattttggggaattttgggtgattttgggtcaattttgggtgattttgggtgaattttgggtgaattttgggtgattttgggtgaattttgggtgaattttgggtgattttgggtcaattttgggtgattttgggtgattttgggctattttggctgattttgggtgattttgggtaaattttgggtgattttgggtgattttggatgaattttgggtggattttgggtgattttgggtgattttgggtgattttgggtgaattttgggtgattttgggtgaattttgggtgaattttgggtgattttggggtgattttgggtgattttgggtgattttgggtgatttttgtccccagagctccagcaggaTCTGCAGCGACTCCGGGACGAGATCCAGGAACTGACGCGGGAAATCCGGGGGGGGCTGCGAGGtacccccagaacaccccaaaacaccccaaaaacaccccaaaaaacacccgaaaaacacccaaaataccccaaaaacaccccaaaaccacccaaaaaacacccaaaaatggccaaaaaacacccaaaacaccccaaaataccccaaaaatacccaaaaacacccaaaaatacaaaaaaacccccaaaatatcccaaaaattcccaaaatttccccaaaattcccaaaaatccccaaaagcacccaaaaaccccccaaaacaccccaaaaaacccaaaatatcccaaaatatcccaaaaaattccccaaaaatccccaaaacacccaaaaaacccaaaaaaatccccaaaaaacccccaaatcccccaaaattcccaaaaatcccccaaaacacccaaaaaaccccaaaattccccaaaaaccccaaaattccccaaaattccccaaaatccccaaaatatcccaaaaaattcccaaaattccccaaaaatccccaaaatatcccaaaaaatccccaaaaaattccccaaaatccccaaaattcccaaaaattcccaaaaatccccaaaaaaacccaaaaaaatccccaaaaaaaccccaaaattccccaaatatccccaaaaatcccaaaaaaccccaaaattcccaaaaatccccaaaagcacccaaaaaaccccaaaatatccccaaaaaccccaaaaaacacccaaaatatccccaaaaaatccccaaaattcccaaaaattgcccaaaaaaccccaaaattacccaaaaatccccaaaattcccaaaaattgcccaaaaaaccccaaaattccccaaaaattccccaaaaaatccccaaaattcccaaaaaaatccccaaaattcccaaaaaaatcccaaaaatccccaaaattgcccaaaattcccaaaaattcccaaaaatccccaaaagcacccaaaatatccccaaaaaccccaaaaaacacccaaaatatccccaaaaaatccccaaaattcccaaaaattcccaaaaatccccaaaaacacccaaaattccccaaaaaatcccaaaaatcccccaaaattccccaaaattcccaatttttgggatcttttcccaatttttgggatccttttcccaaattttgggttttttcccccatttttgggatcatttttcccatttttgggatttttttcccaattttttgggttttaaatccaattttttggggtctttttcccattttttgtgtctttttcccaaattttgaggttttttccccaatttttgggtccttttcccattttttgggtccttttcccaattttttgggatctttttccccaatttttgtgtctttttcccaaattttgaggttttttccccaattttgggttcccaaatcccaatttttgggtcattttcccattttttcggatccttttcccaatttttgtgtctttttcccaaattttgaggtttttccccattttttgagatccttttcccatttttcgggtccttttcccattttttgggatccttttcccaaattttgggtttttttccccatttttgggatcttttttcccaattttttgggttttaaatccaatttttttggtccttttcccatttttgggttcccaaatcccaatttttgggatttttttcccatttttgggtccttttcccattttttgaggtcccaaatcccaattttcgggtccttttcccaatttttgggtctttttcccaattttttggggttttaaatccctttttttgggtccttttcccccatttttgggatttttttcccaattttttgggttttaaatCCAATTTTTTGGgtccttttcccaatttttgggtctttttcccaatttttgtgtctttttcccaattttttgggtcttaaatcccattttttgggtctttttcccaatttttgtgtctttttcccaaattttgaggttttttccccaattttgggttcccaaatcccaatttttgggtaattttcccattttttgggtctttttcccaattttcgggtctttttccccatttttgggttcccaaatcccaatttttgggatttttttcccatttttgggatttttttcccaatttttggggttttaaatccaatttttttggcccttttcccaatttttggatctttttcccaaattttgaggttttttccccaattttggggtcccaaatcccaatttttgggttcttttcccattttttgggatccttttcccaaattttgggtttttttccccattttttgccTCCCAGGGCTGGAACCGGCCAAGGAAGATGAGGAAAACCCAAATTCCTTCGGAGCCCGAGTGCGGCGCacccaggtgggtttgggggaattttggggaattttgggaaattttgggaattttgggaatttttgggatcttttggggaatttttgggattttttggggaatttttgggaatttttgggaatttttggggaattttgggattttttttggaatttttggggattttgggattttttttggaatttttggggatttttgggatttttttgggaatttttggggattttggggaattttgggaattttggggaatttttggggatttttggaggaaatttgggggaattttggggaattttggggaatttttgggattttttgggattttttggggaatttttttgggaattttttggggaatttttggggatttttggggatttttggggattttttgggattttttggggatttttttgggaatttttggggaattctgggaatttttgggaattttgggggattttgggggattttttttggaatttttggggggatattgggatttttttggggaattttgggaatttttgggatttttttgggaatttttggggaattttgggaatttcgggaatttttgggaattgtggggatttttttggggaatttttgggaatttttggggatttttggaggaaattttgggggattttggggggatttggggattttttgggaatttttgggggattttgggaattttgggaatttttgggaattttgggaatttttggtgatttttttgggattttttttgggatttttttgggaatttttggggaattttgggggaatttttggaggaaatttggggggatttgggggaattttggggaatttttgggaattttgggaatttttgggatttttttgggaatttttgggaatttttttgggattttttggggatttttttgggaatttttggggaattctgggaatttttgggatttttggggaatttttggggggattttgggaatttttgggatttttttgggaattttgggaattttggggatttttttggggatttttggggatttttggggatttttggaggaattttggggcgattttgggaattttgggggatttggggattttttgggaattctgggaatttttgggattttgggggaatttttggggggatttttggggattttttgaggaaattttggggggatttgggggaatttggggaatttttgggaattttgggaattttgggattttttgggaatttttgggggcatttttgggaattttggggaatttggagagattttggggggattttgggaatttttgggaatttgggatttttttgggaatttggggggattttcggggattttgggttgatttgggtgaattttgggtgaattttggtcATTTCTGGGTCAATTTTCgcgggaatttttgggattttttgggaatttttgggaatttttgggaatttttgggaattccctgggaattttggggattttggggtttttggggtcgcTCTTCCCGATTTTGGGGCTCCtgggttgggattttgggttgatttgggtggaatttgggtggattttgggccattttgggtgaattttgggtgaattttggtcATTTCTGGGTCAATTTTCACAGgaatttttgtaattttccgggaatttttgggaatttttgggaatttttgggaattccgtgggaatttttgggattttggggtttttggggtcgcTCTTCccgattttggggttcctgggttgaattttgggtggatttggggccattttgggtgaattttgggtgaatttccttgaattttggTCATTTCTGGGTCAATTTTTgcgggaatttctgggaatttttgggaatttttgggaatttttgggattttggggtttttggggtcactcttcccgattttggggttccagggttgaattttgggtgaatttgggtgaatttggggccattttgggtgaattttcgtcatttttgggtcaattttcacgggaatttctgggattttttgggaatttttgggaatttttgggaatttcatgggaatttttgggattttggggtttttggggtcgcTCTTCccgattttggggttcccatcAACTTTTGTGGCTCCtgggttgggattttgggtaaatttgggtgaattttgggtgaatttccttgaattttggTCATTCCTGGGTCAATTTTCacgggaatttctgggaatttttgggaatttttgggaattttcgggattttggggtttttggggtcgctcttcctgattttggggttcctgggttgaattttgggtaaatttgggtgaattttgggtgaattttgggtgaatttccttgaattttggTCATTTCTGGGTCAATTTTCACGGgaattttcgggaatttttgggaatttttgggaattccgtgggaatttttgggattttggggttttcggGGTCGCTCTTCccgattttggggttcctgggttgaattttgggtggatttgggtggatttggggccattttgggtgaattttggtcATTTCTAGGTCAATTTTcgtgggaatttttgggaatttttgggaatttttgggaatttttgggaattccgtgggaatttttgggattttggggttttcggGGTCGCTCTTCccgattttggggttcctgggttgggattttgggttgatttgggcgaatttggggccattttggtggattttgggtgaattttgggtggattttggtcATTTCTGGGTCAATTTTcgtgggaatttttgggaatttttgggaattccgtgggaattttgggattttggggtttttggggtcgcTCTTCccgattttggggttcccatcAACTTTTGGGGCTCCtgggttgggattttgggtaaatttgggtgaattttgggtgaatttccttgaattttggTCATTTCTGGGTCAATTTTCgcgggaatttttgggaatttttgggaatttttgggaattccgtgGGAATtttcgggattttgggatttttggggtcgcTCTTCccgattttggggttcctgggttgggattttgggttgatttgggcgaatttgggtgaatttggggccattttgggtgaattttggtcATTTCTAGGTCAATTTTCACGGgaatttttgtaattttccaggaatttttgggaatttttgggaattccgtgGGAATtttcgggattttgggattttcggGGTCGCTcttcccaattttggggttcctgggttgaattttgggtgaatttgggtggattttgggtgaatttccttgaattttggTCATTTCTGGGCCGATTTTCgcgggaatttttgggaatttttgggaatttttgggaatttttgggaatttttgggaatttttgggaattccgtgGGAATtttcgggattttggggtttttggggtcgcTCTTCccgattttggggttcccgggttGAATTTTAGGTgaatttggggccattttgggtgaattttgggtgaattttggtcATTTCTGGGTCAATTTTGgcgggaattttttgggaatttttgggattttttgggaattccgtgggaatttttgggattttggggtttttggggtcgctcttcccaattttggggttcctgggttgaattttgggtggatttgggtgaatttggggccattttgggtgaattttggtcATTTCTGGGTCAATTTTCacgggaatttttgggaatttttgggaatttttgggaattttgggattttggggtttttggggtcgcTCTTCccgattttggggttcccctcCCAGCACGGGGTCCTGGCCCAGCACTTTTGGGGGGTCACCGGACGCCTCCAGGCCGCCCAAGCTCGGTACCGGCAGCGCAGCCTCGACCGGATCCGGCGGCAGCTCCACATCGGTGCGGACCCGGAAAATTCCAGAGggttccagaacattccagagggttccagaaaattccagggggttccagaaaattccagggggttccagaaaattccagggggtcccagaaaattccagggggtcccaaaaaaatttgggaaaatcctaaaaaaattccaggggtttccagaaaattccagaaaattgggaaaaaaaattccagggggttccagaacattccagggggttccagaacattccagggggtcccaaaaaaattgggaaaatcctaaaaaaattccagggggTTCCAGAAGATTCCAGGgggttccagaaaattccagggggttccagaaaattccagggggttccagaacattccagggggttccagaaaattccagggggttccagaaaattccagagggtcccagaaaatttgggaaaatcctaaaaaaattccagggggttccagaaaattccagggggtcccagaacattccagggggttccagaaaattccagggggttccagaaaattccagggggtcccagaaaattccagggggtcccagaaaattccagggggttccagaaaattccagggggtcccaaaaaaattctgggaaaatcctaaaaaaattccagggggttccagaaaattccaaggggttccagaaaattccaggggGTTCCAGAAAGTTCCAGAGGGtcccaaaaaaatttgggaaaatcctaaaaaaattccagggggttccagaaaattccagaaaattgggaaaaaaaattccagggggtcccaaaaaaatttgggaaaatcctgaaaaattttgggaattccctaaaaaaattccagggggttccagaaaattccagggggttccagaacattccagggggacccagaaaattccaggggGTTCTAGAAAATTCCGGGgggttccagaaaattccagggggtcccaaaaaaatttgggaaaatcctgaaaaattttgggaattccctaaaaaaattccagggggTTCCAGAAAATTTCCAGGGggttccagaacattccaggggattccagaaaattccagggggttccagaaaattccagaaaattgggggaaaaaattccagggggttccagaaaattccagggggttccagaaaattccagggggttccagaaaattccagggggttccagaaaattccaggggcttccagaacattccagggggttccagaacattccaggggGTTCCAGAAGATTccagaaaattgggaaaaaaaattccagggggtcccaaaaaaatttggaaaaatcctgaaaaattttgggaattcccaaaaaaattccagggggtcccaaaaaaattgggaaaatcctaaaaaaattccagggggttccagaaaattccaggacgttccagaaaattccagggggtcccaaaaaaattctgggaaagaggaaaaaattttcaggaattcccaaaaaaattccagggggtcccaaaaaaattctgggaaaatcctaaaaaaattccagggggttccagaaaattccagggggttccagaacattccaggaggttccagaaaattccggggggttccagaaaattccagaaaattgggaaaaaaaattctgaggggtcccaaaaaaatttggaaaatcctaaaaaaattccagggggtcccaaaaaaattccagagggttccagaaaattccagaggattccagaaaattccagggggttccagaaaaatttgggaaaatcctGAAATAATTCCAGGGGgtcaaaaaaaattccagggggttccagaaaattccaggggatcccaaaaaattttggaaaattccCCCAGAATTTGGtgaaaatccctgaaaaatttgagaaaaatcgcaaaaatttgggaaaaagccccaaaaattgggaaaaatctctaaaatttggaaaaaatccacaaaaatttgggaaaaatcccaaaatctgggaaaaatcaaaaaaatttgggaaaaatcccccaaaatttgggaaaatccccgaaaaaatagggaaaaatcccaaaatttggaaaaatccccccaaaattgggaaaatctccaaaaatttgggaaaaagccccaaaaaattcgggaaaatctccccaaaattgggaaaaatcccaaaacatttcggaaaaatccataaaaatttgggaaaaatccccaaaatctgggaaaaaccccaaaaatttgggaaaatcccccaaaatttgggaataatcccaaaaaatttgggggggaggggcaaaacccccaaattttgttgtttttttcccatttttttgtgttttttgcccgaattttgggtttttttcaccaaatttttgtggtttttttcccaaattttggggttttgttcccagattttgggtttttttcccaaattttgaagttttgttcccaaattttggggctttttcaccaaattttgggtttttttcccaactttggggttttttcccaaattttgggttcttttcccaaattttgggggttttttccccatttttgggattttttcccaaattttgggattttttttcccaaattttggggtttttccccaaatttttggggttttgttcccaaattttgggtttttttcccaatttttgattttttttcccaaactttggggttttttcaccaatttttttgggtttttttcccaaattttttgggattttttcccaaattttggggtttttttttcccaaatttttggggttttttcccaaattttgggttcttttcccaaattttgggggttttttccccatttttgggattttttcccaaattttgggattttttttcccaaattttggggtttttccccaaatttttgatttctttttcccaaattttggggtttttttccaaaatattcgtgttttttcccaaattttgggttcttttcccaaattttgtgggttttttcccgAATTTTGGGTTctttccccaaattttggggttttttcccaatttttgtggttttttcccaatttttgattttttttcccaaattttggggttctcttcccaaatttttggggtttttttccaatttttgagtttttttcccgaACTTTGGAGTTTtgttcccaaattttgggggttttttggccaaattttgggttttcttcccaaattttgggttcttttcccaatttttggggtttttttcccgatttttgggttcttttcccaatttttgtgttcttttcccgatttttgggtttttttgggatcagCCGGGAGCCCTCCGGTGtcggaggaggagctggagcagatgttGGAGTCGGGACAGAGCGAAATCTTCGTCAGCAACGTGAggagtttggggggaattccggggatttggggaaaatttggagtttttttgatttttgggaattttttgggattttttgggaaatttttgggattttttgggatttttttgggcatttttgggggattttttggggatttttttgggattttttggggattttttcgaggattttggggggaattcgggggattttgggaaaatttgggatttttggggatttggggaaatttttttgattttttgggattttttggggatttttttggggattttttgggaattttgggggattttttggggattttttttgaattttttttattttttaggtgatttttgtgatttttgggggattttttgaggattttggggggaattcgggtgattttgggaaaatttgggattttggggatttgggggaattttttggaattttttggaattttttggaattttttgggattttttttttattttttgggattttttgggggatttttttttatttttttggattttttggggattttttggggattttttggaggattttggggggaattcgggggattttgggaaaatttgggatttttggggatttatgggaatttttggggggatttttgggataattccGCAGTTTTTGGGTcactttaatgattttttttcccatttttgggccgtttttccccatttttgggtcgttttttcccaggttttttttgggaattcgggaattttgggaattcccgggaattccgggataatttgggataatttggggataattttgggtcaggttttgggatAATTCCGCggtttttgggtcatttttatgattttttgtcggattttccccatttttgggccgtttttccccatttttgggccGTTTTTCCccgggttttttttgggaattcgaGAATTtcgggaattcccgggaattccgggataatttgggatatttttggggcaggttttgggCTCGGCTCGCGCCGCCAGGGCGGCTCTGGACGAGGTcggggagcggcaccgggacctgcagaggctggagaggggcctgagggaactgggggagcttttccagctcctggggGGCACCGTGGAGGCCCAGGTgggactgggacaaactgggatgaactgggagggaactgggaggaactgggagcaAAAAACCCGGAGGTTTTTGGGTGAAAAACGGAGATTTTAGggcaaaaaatggggatttaagggttaaaaatggggatttaagggttaaaatggggactgggagggaactgggatggactgggatgaactgggatgaactgggatggactgggatggactgggatgaactgggatggactgggagggaactgggagggactgggagcaaaAAACccggaggttttggggtgaaaaacggAGATTTTAGggcaaaaaatggggatttaggggttaaaaatgggactgggacaaactgggatgaactgggagggaactgggacaaactgggatgaactgggatgaactgggacaaactgggagggaactgggagggactgggagggactgggagcaaaAAACccggaggttttggggtgaaaaatggagattttagggcaaaaaatggggatttaagggttaaaaatggggatttaagggttaaaatgggactgggagggaactgggatggactgggatggactgggatgaactgggagggactgggatgaactgggagcaAAAAACCCGGAggtttttgggtgaaaaatggagattttagggcaaaaaatggggatttaagggttaaaaatgggactgggatggactgggatgaactgggagggaactgggatgaactgggatgaactgggatgaactgggagggactgggagggactgggagcaaaaaactgggaggtttttgggtgaaaaatggagattttagggcaaaaaatggggattttggggttaaaaatggggatttaagggttaaaatgggactgggagggaactgggaggggactgggatgaactgggatggactgggatgaactgggatgaactgggacaaactgggagggactgggagcaaaAAACCCGGAGGTTTTTGGGTGAAAAACGGAGATTTTAGggcaaaaaatggggatttaagggttaaaaatgggactgggatgaactgggatgta
The window above is part of the Poecile atricapillus isolate bPoeAtr1 chromosome 34, bPoeAtr1.hap1, whole genome shotgun sequence genome. Proteins encoded here:
- the LOC131590623 gene encoding syntaxin-4-like isoform X2 — translated: MVSCVSSAPARCRRFRLAAMRDRTRELHQDSDSESEGGEGRERLRPPGDPALNQAQGVRAGLRALELKAAALEQLQERALATPLPPPELQQDLQRLRDEIQELTREIRGGLRGLEPAKEDEENPNSFGARVRRTQHGVLAQHFWGVTGRLQAAQARYRQRSLDRIRRQLHIAGSPPVSEEELEQMLESGQSEIFVSNVLGSARAARAALDEVGERHRDLQRLERGLRELGELFQLLGGTVEAQVGLGQTGMNWEGTGRNWEQKTRRFWGEKWRF
- the LOC131590623 gene encoding syntaxin-4-like isoform X1, with protein sequence MRDRTRELHQDSDSESEGGEGRERLRPPGDPALNQAQGVRAGLRALELKAAALEQLQERALATPLPPPELQQDLQRLRDEIQELTREIRGGLRGLEPAKEDEENPNSFGARVRRTQHGVLAQHFWGVTGRLQAAQARYRQRSLDRIRRQLHIAGSPPVSEEELEQMLESGQSEIFVSNVLGSARAARAALDEVGERHRDLQRLERGLRELGELFQLLGGTVEAQGELIDRIERHVQDSGARLEKGRGHLRQAGRSQRGARKKRLAFAACVSVTILVVIAIVAASVAAG